In one Juglans regia cultivar Chandler chromosome 11, Walnut 2.0, whole genome shotgun sequence genomic region, the following are encoded:
- the LOC109013577 gene encoding extensin-like, with protein MSYPYYSPPPPSTPPPPPPSAVPCNPPPPPSPSHNQYGQPKTPPPHPIGPPTPTISPVSPPRSQPIAPVPPPTPNNGPTPTPPPVAASPPTGPNSPPSPWPTTYGPTPKPILPPTAAAPPRAYSRPPTPQPGEFPPVFGPSPFNSVPPSSQIGSPPSGGNHTTIIVACVSAGGVLFVAFLIVGLLCLAKKKKKPVMLPPAPYVEEHEEVRETAATGPYGEQTVTMSVEDDVGIHEVVGTGAAIGLHGTAGGGPMYGTGVHGHGVPPYTPS; from the coding sequence ATGAGTTACCCGTATTactctccaccaccaccatctaCGCCACCCCCTCCACCGCCTTCAGCGGTCCCATGTAACCCCCCGCCGCCGCCAAGCCCATCACACAATCAGTATGGCCAACCCAAGACACCGCCACCTCATCCCATAGGTCCTCCAACTCCTACTATCAGTCCGGTTTCACCACCAAGATCACAACCAATTGCACCAGTACCACCGCCAACACCGAATAATGGCCCAACCCCAACGCCCCCACCAGTTGCAGCATCTCCGCCAACAGGCCCAAACTCACCACCATCACCATGGCCAACAACTTATGGTCCAACTCCGAAACCAATATTACCTCCAACTGCAGCAGCACCACCAAGAGCATATTCCCGGCCACCCACTCCCCAACCTGGCGAGTTCCCGCCAGTCTTTGGGCCTTCTCCTTTTAACTCTGTCCCACCGTCGTCACAAATTGGGTCACCGCCGTCCGGAGGCAACCACACAACTATTATCGTTGCCTGTGTCTCCGCAGGCGGTGTGCTCTTCGTTGCATTCCTCATAGTTGGTCTCCTCTGCTtggcaaaaaagaagaagaagccagTGATGCTTCCTCCAGCCCCTTATGTTGAAGAACACGAAGAAGTTCGTGAAACGGCAGCAACAGGTCCATATGGAGAGCAAACTGTAACAATGTCAGTAGAGGACGATGTAGGAATTCATGAAGTAGTGGGTACAGGTGCTGCTATTGGTTTGCATGGAACTGCTGGAGGAGGCCCTATGTATGGAACAGGGGTGCATGGCCATGGCGTCCCCCCTTATACTCCAAGCTAG
- the LOC109013472 gene encoding transcription factor RAX3-like — protein MGRAPCCDKANVKKGPWSPEEDAKLKSYIEKNGTGGNWIALPQKIGLKRCGKSCRLRWLNYLRPNIKHGGFSEEEEKIICSLFISIGSRWSIIAAQLPGRTDNDIKNYWNTRLKKKLLGKQRKEQQARRSGSSLKQEMKRGGGNSMVPDNNINQNPYWPELPVLAPIPYSNQEPRFNDHASIRKLLIKLGGRFSEVDLPIHQEPSTLQFTNDISATEQIYQAVNMPSTTSPIYTLNSNGNQFAQAQSYFDGAELNALQGQSSFPAELEEIGYNNPQGVDGLEFLCGDDMVDNIIGTSSTSGGSNVWGEMRTLVYPPVLLASNHEGMQQGTLQECAFEELRYPHAN, from the exons ATGGGAAGAGCTCCTTGCTGTGACAAAGCAAACGTCAAAAAAGGCCCATGGTCACCAGAGGAAGATGCCAAACTCAAGTCGTATATAGAGAAGAATGGCACCGGGGGTAACTGGATCGCTTTACCCCAAAAGATCG GCCTTAAGAGGTGCGGAAAGAGTTGCCGCCTTAGGTGGTTGAACTACCTCCGCCCAAATATCAAGCACGGAGGTTTttcagaagaggaagagaagataaTTTGCAGCCTCTTTATCAGCATCGGAAGCAG GTGGTCTATTATTGCTGCACAGTTACCCGGAAGAACGGATAATGATATAAAGAATTACTGGAACACAAGGCTGAAGAAGAAGCTTCTTGGCAAGCAGAGAAAAGAACAACAGGCTCGTAGATCAGGTAGCAGCCTAAAGCAGGAAATGAAGAGAGGGGGTGGGAATTCCATGGTTCCTGATAACAATATTAACCAAAACCCTTACTGGCCAGAGCTGCCTGTGCTGGCACCCATACCATACTCAAACCAAGAACCTCGTTTTAACGACCATGCTTCTATCAGAAAATTACTCATCAAACTTGGAGGAAGATTTTCTGAGGTTGATCTGCCAATCCATCAGGAGCCAAGTACTCTTCAATTCACAAATGATATTTCCGCCACTGAACAAATATATCAGGCTGTGAATATGCCCAGTACTACTTCTCCCATATATACACTAAACAGCAATGGCAATCAATTTGCACAAGCCCAGTCCTATTTTGATGGGGCAGAATTAAATGCGCTGCAAGGACAAAGCAGTTTTCCAGCAGAACTCGAGGAAATCGGATACAACAATCCACAGGGAGTAGATGGGCTAGAATTCTTATGTGGGGATGACATGGTCGATAATATAATTGGCACTAGCAGTACTTCTGGTGGAAGTAACGTTTGGGGGGAGATGAGGACTCTGGTTTATCCTCCAGTACTACTAGCTTCCAACCATGAAGGTATGCAACAAGGGACACTACAGGAATGTGCTTTTGAAGAGTTGAGGTACCCTCATGCAAATTAA